Proteins co-encoded in one Haloarcula sp. DT43 genomic window:
- a CDS encoding ABC transporter permease, translating into MSTDRGRIRITGFDADAVERREPLSDWTETRDTGTESRWARAWREFRRNRSAMLGLYVVTAMALLAVFARPITVAGVTVQPFALAPYRPDAILYVQGLDVTAYEAPSLAHPFGTDGSARDVFSRVLYGGRFSLSIGFIVVLVTAAIGLVYGAVAGYYGGWVDEVMMRILDLIFAFPGLLLALIIVAVLGKGYWELVLAFTAIGWAGYARLIRGEILKVKENEYVTAAKALGARDRRVIFRHVVPNAVAPLVVQASLSIGTVVIGVAALGFLGLGLPPGSAEWGTMLDQTRETIVQGPGGSIPWWVTVFPGGAIFLFVMSMNLIGDGINDALDAQEGEDVARGGEV; encoded by the coding sequence ATGAGTACTGACAGAGGACGCATCCGGATAACGGGGTTCGACGCCGACGCCGTCGAGCGCCGCGAACCGCTGTCGGACTGGACAGAGACGAGAGACACGGGGACCGAGAGCCGCTGGGCCCGCGCCTGGCGCGAGTTCCGCCGGAACCGCAGCGCGATGCTCGGCCTGTACGTCGTCACGGCGATGGCGCTGCTGGCGGTGTTCGCCCGCCCGATTACGGTCGCGGGCGTCACCGTCCAGCCGTTCGCGCTCGCGCCCTACCGGCCCGACGCCATCCTCTACGTCCAGGGGCTGGACGTGACCGCCTACGAGGCCCCGTCGCTGGCCCATCCCTTCGGGACCGACGGCTCCGCGCGGGACGTGTTCTCCCGCGTGCTGTACGGCGGCCGGTTCAGCCTCTCTATCGGCTTCATCGTCGTCCTCGTCACCGCCGCCATCGGGCTGGTGTACGGCGCGGTCGCCGGCTACTACGGCGGCTGGGTCGACGAGGTGATGATGCGGATACTCGACCTCATCTTCGCGTTCCCGGGCCTCCTGCTCGCGCTCATCATCGTCGCCGTCCTGGGCAAGGGCTACTGGGAACTGGTACTCGCCTTTACCGCCATCGGCTGGGCCGGCTACGCCCGGCTGATACGCGGTGAGATTCTGAAGGTCAAGGAAAACGAGTACGTCACGGCGGCGAAGGCGCTGGGCGCGCGGGACCGGCGGGTCATCTTCAGACACGTCGTCCCCAACGCCGTCGCGCCGCTGGTCGTGCAGGCGTCGCTGTCCATCGGCACCGTCGTCATCGGCGTCGCGGCGCTCGGCTTCCTCGGCCTCGGCCTCCCGCCAGGGTCGGCCGAGTGGGGCACGATGCTGGACCAGACCCGCGAGACCATCGTCCAGGGGCCGGGCGGGTCGATTCCCTGGTGGGTCACCGTCTTCCCCGGCGGTGCCATCTTCCTGTTCGTCATGTCGATGAACCTCATCGGCGACGGCATCAACGACGCGCTCGACGCACAGGAGGGCGAGGACGTGGCCCGCGGGGGCGAGGTCTGA
- a CDS encoding ABC transporter permease, with protein sequence MSLRRFIAVRVAATVPILFGVSVFTFALVHLTPGDPIDQMVALNPQISAAEEAAIRARYGLDGPVWQQYLTWMGNVLEGDLGTVISVDQPVLPYIMARLPETVALGLFGWAIALLIAIPAGIYAAVNKDTLGDDLSRVFALSGISLPNFWLGLMLILVFALWLDLWPVLAPDRPLLSPAMLWYLVLPGVTIGTASSATLMRVMRSSMAEELNKEYVTAARAKGLPERTVVLKHVLRNSLISVTTIAAFLTASIFAGAVVVEQVFAWPGLGRAFVGAIVGREVDLIMAITLFTGVTIILANLLADIVYALLDPRIRYDT encoded by the coding sequence ATGAGCCTCAGACGCTTCATCGCGGTTCGCGTGGCGGCGACGGTCCCGATACTGTTCGGCGTCTCGGTGTTTACCTTCGCGCTGGTCCACCTGACGCCGGGGGACCCAATCGACCAGATGGTCGCCCTGAACCCACAGATTTCGGCGGCCGAGGAGGCGGCGATACGCGCCAGGTACGGCCTCGACGGCCCGGTCTGGCAGCAGTACCTCACGTGGATGGGCAACGTCCTAGAGGGCGACCTCGGGACGGTCATCAGCGTCGATCAGCCGGTCCTGCCCTACATCATGGCCCGGCTCCCCGAGACCGTCGCGCTGGGCCTGTTCGGCTGGGCCATCGCCCTGCTCATCGCCATCCCGGCCGGCATCTACGCGGCGGTGAACAAGGACACGCTGGGCGACGACCTCTCGCGGGTGTTCGCCCTCTCCGGCATCTCCCTGCCGAACTTCTGGCTCGGCCTGATGCTCATCCTCGTGTTCGCGCTCTGGCTGGACCTCTGGCCCGTGCTGGCCCCGGACAGGCCCCTGCTGTCGCCGGCGATGCTGTGGTATCTCGTCTTGCCGGGGGTCACCATCGGGACGGCCTCCTCGGCGACGCTGATGCGCGTGATGCGGTCGTCGATGGCCGAGGAACTGAACAAGGAGTACGTCACGGCGGCGCGGGCGAAGGGACTGCCCGAGCGGACGGTCGTGCTGAAACACGTCCTGCGGAACTCGCTCATCTCGGTGACGACCATCGCCGCGTTCCTGACCGCGAGCATCTTCGCCGGGGCCGTCGTCGTCGAGCAGGTGTTCGCCTGGCCCGGCCTGGGACGGGCCTTCGTCGGCGCTATCGTCGGCCGCGAGGTCGACCTCATCATGGCCATCACGCTGTTTACCGGCGTGACGATTATCCTGGCGAACCTGCTCGCCGACATCGTGTACGCCCTGCTGGACCCGCGAATCCGCTATGATACATGA
- a CDS encoding ABC transporter substrate-binding protein produces MSRRRVLEAAGASTVVALAGCNAGGDGESGGGGSLDPVRERAEVSVDEIQEGGTLRFGLGAGIDSFDPSYSTSAPSGNVHGLVYEGLITQDAAGTVYPWLARTWERMDVREVEDGAYEPYMVPAETDDDGNLVADDQIIIRNPEAGEVLTVNEAPDAVADGTFGIQYRAELHEGVTFHNGEEMTAENVARSYEVLENSSISAQTFDSFLYAEAVDDYTVDIYGQEPDAEADSQLPTTVYPMEHIEEYPDRGADPRNDLTPIGTGPFEFESYEAEQRARFSTFDDYWLDDLGLDALEWWDGPDGFPTSPVVDEVTVAIVTDDATRAAALNNGEIDLTYGLTSDTYGEYRSAEDYRLSVTNAGAYNFLQYPVTVSPWDDERVRRGVNQLLPRAQIAENIYNGYRNPAYTPLPELAADEGSADYDALVEELRPQTEQDTEAATELLQEAVDDLGVETPIEATIETNTSDDRVREAELIAQVMSNTEFFDVSVETFEFTTFVQRILGPEYYQQGNIVLIGLSGTFNPGSFYDAVNSIDNFGQCCNFQRVDTPDLNEIATEARFSVDAVEDPQFRGEQYDRVWRGLIEQAPNSYTVFGTNVSALSTDYVGHNTYTFSSGILPYGLHDPTDQQVAYLDRET; encoded by the coding sequence GTGTCTCGACGGCGCGTCCTCGAAGCGGCGGGCGCGTCGACGGTAGTGGCGCTCGCCGGCTGCAACGCCGGCGGCGACGGCGAGAGCGGGGGTGGAGGAAGCCTCGACCCGGTCCGGGAGCGGGCGGAGGTCTCCGTCGACGAGATTCAGGAGGGTGGGACGCTCCGGTTCGGTCTCGGGGCGGGCATCGATTCCTTCGACCCGTCCTACAGCACCAGCGCCCCGTCGGGGAACGTCCACGGGCTCGTCTACGAGGGCCTCATCACACAGGACGCCGCGGGGACCGTCTACCCGTGGCTCGCGCGGACGTGGGAGCGGATGGACGTCCGGGAAGTCGAGGACGGGGCCTACGAGCCGTACATGGTGCCGGCGGAGACCGACGACGACGGCAACCTCGTCGCCGACGACCAGATTATCATCAGGAACCCCGAGGCCGGCGAGGTGCTGACGGTCAACGAAGCGCCCGACGCCGTCGCGGACGGCACCTTCGGGATTCAATACCGGGCCGAACTCCACGAGGGAGTCACCTTCCACAACGGCGAGGAGATGACCGCCGAAAACGTCGCCCGCTCCTACGAAGTGCTGGAGAACTCCTCGATTTCGGCCCAGACCTTCGACTCCTTTCTCTACGCCGAGGCGGTCGACGACTACACCGTCGACATCTACGGGCAGGAGCCCGACGCCGAGGCCGACAGCCAGCTCCCGACGACGGTCTACCCGATGGAACACATCGAGGAGTACCCCGACAGGGGGGCGGACCCGCGCAACGACCTGACGCCCATCGGGACCGGCCCCTTCGAGTTCGAGTCCTACGAGGCCGAACAGCGCGCCCGGTTCAGTACGTTCGACGACTACTGGCTCGACGACCTCGGCCTCGACGCCCTGGAGTGGTGGGACGGCCCGGACGGGTTCCCGACGAGCCCGGTCGTCGACGAGGTCACGGTCGCTATCGTCACCGACGACGCGACCCGCGCGGCCGCGCTCAACAACGGCGAGATAGACCTCACCTACGGGCTCACGAGCGACACCTACGGCGAGTACCGGAGCGCGGAGGACTACCGGCTCAGCGTGACCAACGCCGGGGCGTACAACTTCCTCCAGTACCCCGTCACCGTCTCGCCGTGGGACGACGAGCGGGTCCGCCGGGGCGTCAATCAGCTGCTTCCCCGCGCCCAGATAGCGGAAAACATCTACAACGGGTACCGGAACCCGGCGTACACGCCGCTGCCGGAGCTGGCCGCCGACGAGGGGTCGGCCGACTACGACGCGCTGGTCGAGGAACTGCGCCCACAGACAGAACAGGACACCGAGGCCGCGACCGAACTCCTGCAGGAGGCCGTCGACGACCTCGGCGTGGAGACGCCCATCGAGGCGACCATCGAGACCAACACCTCCGACGACCGCGTGCGCGAGGCCGAACTCATCGCCCAGGTGATGAGCAACACGGAGTTTTTCGATGTCAGCGTCGAGACCTTCGAGTTCACGACGTTCGTCCAGCGCATCCTCGGCCCGGAGTACTACCAGCAGGGCAACATCGTCCTCATCGGCCTCTCCGGGACGTTCAACCCCGGGAGCTTCTACGACGCCGTCAACTCCATCGACAACTTCGGCCAGTGCTGTAACTTCCAGCGGGTGGACACGCCGGACCTAAACGAGATAGCGACGGAGGCGCGGTTCTCGGTCGACGCCGTCGAGGACCCGCAGTTCCGCGGCGAGCAGTACGACCGGGTCTGGCGGGGACTCATCGAGCAGGCCCCCAACAGCTACACCGTCTTCGGGACGAACGTCTCCGCGCTGTCGACCGATTACGTCGGACACAACACGTACACGTTCTCCAGTGGCATCCTGCCCTACGGCCTGCACGACCCGACGGACCAGCAGGTGGCGTACCTGGACCGGGAGACATGA
- a CDS encoding aldehyde ferredoxin oxidoreductase family protein, which translates to MIHSVGPLLTIDLTAGETTTGAIDGVLERYLGGRGVGTRLAHERIPFDADPLGPENRLVFSTGPMQAAQMSFTGRMNCTGVSPLTDGLLSSNAGGFMSRNFADTGYSAVEIAGESDDLVVVHVRDDGVEFEAVPDLAGATVPETLAYLDAEHGIESDQTAVIGPAGENAVRFASIMTSAERAFGRGGLGAVMGAKNLKGITFAGDSPPAIDIPAMQMDVHRDAATADHIMKRQGTVSVMDLANEIDGLPSYYFSEQSFAGVEGINGDAVESKKYKKGTCSACAFACKLPTRDEERGVETEGPEFEVAMAFGSNSGVDDIVDVMQSNELCDRLGLDAISAGNTVAAYLDSEDAFGDTDLIHETVEKIAHREGVGDTLAEGIDRCHDDLGVENWTVKGMDFAAHEGRVLHGQGLSYAVANRGADHMYATFYSVEYPLVPDDQAVAPEGTLGKADVLVERENLMALNDSGVVCKFSRDFMTPERYEQLFDADFEALLAVGARTVTLERHFNNQRGFDRTDDALPYSLPSFEAALDEYYDARGWADDGTVPESSLPV; encoded by the coding sequence ATGATACACTCAGTGGGGCCGCTCCTGACGATTGACCTGACTGCCGGCGAGACGACCACCGGGGCCATCGACGGCGTGCTCGAACGGTACCTCGGCGGCCGCGGCGTCGGGACGCGGCTGGCCCACGAGCGGATACCCTTCGACGCCGACCCGCTCGGCCCGGAGAACCGCCTGGTGTTCTCGACCGGGCCGATGCAGGCCGCGCAGATGAGCTTCACCGGACGGATGAACTGCACCGGCGTCTCGCCGCTGACCGACGGGCTGCTCTCCTCGAACGCCGGGGGGTTCATGTCTCGGAACTTCGCCGATACGGGCTACAGCGCCGTCGAAATTGCCGGCGAGAGCGACGACCTCGTGGTCGTGCACGTGCGCGACGACGGCGTCGAGTTCGAGGCCGTCCCCGACTTGGCCGGCGCGACCGTCCCCGAGACGCTGGCCTATCTCGACGCCGAACACGGTATCGAGTCCGACCAGACGGCGGTCATCGGTCCGGCCGGCGAGAACGCGGTCCGGTTCGCGTCTATCATGACCAGTGCGGAGCGGGCCTTCGGCCGCGGTGGCCTCGGCGCGGTCATGGGCGCGAAAAACCTCAAGGGCATCACGTTCGCGGGCGACTCGCCGCCGGCCATCGACATTCCGGCGATGCAGATGGACGTCCACCGCGACGCCGCGACGGCGGACCACATCATGAAACGACAGGGGACCGTCTCGGTGATGGACCTCGCCAACGAAATCGACGGTCTGCCGTCCTACTACTTCTCCGAGCAGTCCTTCGCCGGCGTGGAGGGAATCAACGGCGACGCCGTCGAGTCCAAGAAGTACAAGAAAGGCACCTGTTCGGCCTGTGCCTTCGCCTGCAAGCTCCCCACCCGCGACGAGGAGCGCGGCGTCGAGACCGAGGGCCCGGAGTTCGAGGTGGCGATGGCCTTCGGGTCGAACTCCGGCGTCGACGACATCGTCGACGTGATGCAGTCGAACGAACTCTGTGACCGGCTGGGCCTGGACGCCATCTCCGCGGGCAACACGGTCGCGGCCTACCTCGACAGCGAGGACGCCTTCGGCGACACCGACCTGATTCACGAGACCGTCGAGAAAATCGCCCACCGGGAGGGCGTCGGCGACACGCTTGCGGAGGGCATTGACCGCTGTCACGACGACCTCGGGGTCGAGAACTGGACGGTCAAGGGGATGGACTTCGCGGCCCACGAGGGGCGCGTGCTCCACGGGCAAGGGCTCTCGTACGCCGTCGCCAACCGCGGCGCGGACCACATGTACGCGACTTTCTACTCCGTCGAGTACCCGCTCGTCCCCGACGACCAGGCGGTCGCTCCGGAGGGGACGCTCGGCAAAGCCGACGTGCTGGTCGAGCGGGAGAACTTGATGGCGCTGAACGACAGCGGCGTCGTCTGCAAATTCTCGCGGGACTTCATGACGCCCGAACGCTACGAACAGCTCTTCGACGCCGACTTCGAGGCCCTGCTCGCCGTCGGCGCTCGCACCGTGACGCTCGAACGCCACTTCAACAACCAGCGCGGCTTCGACCGGACGGACGACGCGCTCCCGTACTCGCTGCCCTCGTTCGAGGCCGCGCTCGACGAGTACTACGACGCGCGCGGCTGGGCCGACGACGGCACCGTGCCCGAGAGCTCGCTACCGGTGTAG
- a CDS encoding HNH endonuclease, with protein sequence MATASTKSMIERPFPKVKDRPTSDVPAIARDGESGMYEVIECPECGSEAFAYLQLRYACRECKVGSRILQKEVNYGGRWERVREWILERDNDQCQRCGDSSVGLQVHHKEKLVWFESIQEANTPKNLISLCEDCHGEVEEQPEMACLPVM encoded by the coding sequence ATGGCGACGGCCTCAACTAAATCGATGATTGAACGCCCATTCCCGAAAGTGAAGGATCGCCCTACATCTGATGTCCCAGCAATCGCCAGAGACGGTGAATCTGGAATGTATGAGGTTATTGAGTGTCCTGAGTGCGGCTCAGAGGCCTTTGCCTATCTGCAGTTGCGGTATGCTTGCCGCGAGTGCAAAGTTGGCTCAAGAATCCTTCAAAAGGAGGTTAATTACGGTGGGCGATGGGAGCGCGTTCGAGAATGGATTCTGGAGCGAGATAACGATCAGTGCCAGAGATGTGGGGATTCCTCCGTTGGATTACAAGTACATCACAAAGAGAAACTTGTATGGTTTGAATCAATACAGGAAGCAAACACCCCTAAAAACCTCATCTCGTTGTGTGAAGATTGTCACGGGGAAGTTGAAGAACAGCCAGAGATGGCCTGTCTTCCAGTAATGTGA
- a CDS encoding helix-turn-helix domain-containing protein, translated as MPHELNRADKRILRALEDGVRNPSWLAEKLDYSRQYVHQRLQLLVAAEYVNNLGHGLYELEELPNGFGQDSKDQ; from the coding sequence GTGCCACACGAGTTGAACCGCGCGGACAAGCGTATCCTGCGCGCCCTTGAGGACGGTGTCCGGAATCCGAGTTGGCTGGCTGAAAAACTGGATTACTCCCGGCAGTATGTCCACCAGCGCCTCCAGCTACTCGTTGCAGCCGAGTACGTGAACAACCTCGGGCACGGTCTCTATGAGCTGGAAGAACTACCTAACGGGTTCGGTCAGGATTCAAAAGACCAGTAG
- a CDS encoding serine/threonine-protein kinase RIO2 produces MVQNVASVMAELEPEDFHLLSGVEQGMRFSEFVAREKLTEFSRLTAEDVDYRLDRCADRGLVERKTIQYEGFKLTFEGYDTLALHTFAERDTIEGVGSPLGVGKESDVYEAQSYKPVALKYHREGYTNFREVMKEREYTADRDHVSWLYTARKAAEREYDALETLYPEVSVPQPVDTNRHAIVMEKIDGVELSRTKLEPEQVLPILDLVLEEMQAAYREGYVHADMSEYNVFVTNEGVVVFDWPQAVPTDHENARELLTRDVENIVSYFGRKYPQKISGVDGDAVAETLAADSFESISEFLE; encoded by the coding sequence ATGGTCCAGAACGTGGCTTCAGTGATGGCGGAGCTGGAACCCGAGGACTTCCATCTGCTCTCCGGCGTCGAGCAGGGGATGCGGTTCTCGGAGTTCGTCGCCCGCGAGAAGCTGACCGAGTTCTCCCGGCTGACGGCGGAAGACGTCGACTATCGACTCGACCGGTGTGCGGACCGGGGGCTGGTCGAACGGAAGACCATCCAGTACGAGGGGTTCAAGCTCACCTTCGAGGGGTACGACACGCTCGCGCTCCACACCTTCGCCGAACGCGACACCATCGAAGGCGTCGGGTCGCCGCTGGGGGTGGGCAAGGAAAGCGACGTGTACGAGGCCCAGTCGTACAAGCCGGTGGCCCTGAAGTACCACCGCGAGGGGTACACCAACTTCCGCGAGGTCATGAAAGAGCGGGAGTACACCGCCGACCGGGACCACGTCTCGTGGCTCTACACTGCCCGGAAGGCCGCCGAGCGGGAGTACGACGCCCTGGAGACGCTGTATCCCGAGGTGTCGGTCCCACAGCCGGTCGACACGAACCGGCACGCAATCGTGATGGAGAAGATAGACGGCGTCGAACTCTCCCGGACGAAACTCGAACCCGAACAGGTACTGCCGATTCTGGACCTCGTTCTCGAAGAGATGCAGGCGGCCTACCGCGAGGGATACGTCCACGCGGACATGAGCGAGTACAACGTCTTCGTGACGAACGAAGGCGTCGTCGTCTTCGACTGGCCCCAAGCAGTCCCGACCGACCACGAGAACGCGAGGGAACTGCTGACTCGTGACGTCGAGAACATCGTGAGCTACTTCGGACGGAAGTATCCCCAGAAGATAAGCGGCGTCGACGGGGACGCCGTCGCCGAGACGCTGGCCGCCGACTCCTTCGAGTCTATCTCCGAGTTCCTCGAATAG
- a CDS encoding DolP-mannose mannosyltransferase: protein MAPDAGIFQHLGWYLTRGGRLYVDAWEPKLPLSYETTGVLALLSGGDMYHLHLLSVVLMSVAVCAIVGLVVILVYDITGDDIAAPLAGLSMFLLPGFAVRPAYGFKAKYLLVLCGLLAIYLYTRGYPALSGVAAAASVGYWQAGAIFPLVVLGLAIQQRDVEALERVVAGGLGFTVVMLAPVFLLWHSASEMVVQVLLVPLQTEEQTSLLTRLVAGVIHFKWASPVVALGGLGLARTARGCLTGEDGVVGRTDWWIPVGAAWFAFLIFFVDFETGGYTDLIPGLAFVAIGVGIVATTLRDHHQKQSLAVALGLVLVVNVAVLGSVGIVFTPVDTPGPVPMSDLETTDLPDAYEGSESAPDVRYIYWQQLEPSACHYRLSVMELRWLDRVDSTTNSRCLDLGAARARLARG, encoded by the coding sequence ATGGCCCCCGACGCTGGCATCTTCCAGCATCTCGGCTGGTATCTGACACGAGGTGGTCGGCTGTACGTCGACGCCTGGGAGCCGAAGCTCCCGCTGTCCTACGAAACGACCGGCGTTCTGGCGCTGCTGTCCGGCGGTGATATGTACCACCTCCACCTCCTCAGCGTGGTGCTGATGAGCGTGGCAGTGTGTGCAATCGTCGGGCTCGTCGTGATACTCGTCTACGACATCACCGGCGACGACATCGCTGCGCCGCTGGCCGGCCTCTCGATGTTCCTGTTGCCGGGGTTCGCCGTCCGACCGGCGTATGGCTTCAAAGCGAAGTACCTCCTCGTGCTCTGTGGGCTCCTGGCGATATACCTGTACACGCGCGGGTACCCGGCGCTGAGCGGCGTGGCCGCGGCGGCCAGCGTCGGGTACTGGCAGGCTGGGGCCATCTTCCCGCTCGTCGTGCTCGGACTGGCCATCCAGCAGCGGGACGTGGAGGCGCTCGAACGCGTCGTCGCCGGGGGCCTCGGGTTCACCGTCGTCATGCTCGCGCCGGTGTTTCTCCTCTGGCACTCGGCCTCCGAGATGGTCGTGCAGGTGTTGCTCGTGCCGCTACAGACGGAGGAACAGACGTCGCTGCTCACCCGACTCGTCGCTGGCGTCATCCACTTCAAGTGGGCGTCGCCGGTCGTGGCGCTCGGTGGCCTCGGTCTCGCACGCACCGCCCGAGGCTGTCTCACGGGCGAGGACGGCGTCGTCGGGCGTACCGACTGGTGGATTCCGGTCGGCGCGGCGTGGTTCGCGTTCCTGATATTCTTCGTCGACTTCGAGACCGGCGGCTACACCGACCTCATTCCGGGGCTTGCGTTCGTCGCAATCGGCGTCGGGATAGTCGCGACGACGCTTCGTGACCACCATCAGAAGCAGTCTCTCGCCGTGGCGCTCGGGCTGGTCCTGGTCGTGAACGTCGCCGTCCTCGGCAGCGTCGGCATCGTCTTCACGCCCGTCGATACCCCGGGACCGGTGCCGATGTCGGACCTCGAGACCACCGACCTCCCGGACGCCTACGAGGGGAGCGAGTCGGCACCCGACGTCCGGTACATCTACTGGCAACAGCTCGAACCGTCAGCGTGTCACTACCGGCTCTCGGTGATGGAACTGCGGTGGCTCGACCGGGTCGACTCGACGACGAACAGCCGCTGTCTCGACCTCGGTGCCGCCAGAGCCAGACTGGCCAGGGGGTAG
- a CDS encoding AI-2E family transporter: protein MQYSTALGRRALLALAGVALLVVVGLVLSQFLPTLVFTVFLYYASRPIYRRLGRLPLPESFLKRAVPYQKQIHAAATIFFFLLPFVTLVGYTLVLVIPELQAFFGEGGLGAAYLSQFQELQGGSLPGPLADLGFSELLTMGPSEVFDLLRNATVQSWLGRVSDTLVGSVSLLTSLLLRVFIMLAGTYYLLTDGPRLVGWFLDTFDGSGVLREYAAAVDEELSSILFGNILNALVTGVIGIFVFTLYNLVAPGAVRIPFAPLVGALTGIGSLIPVVGMKIVYLPVAVLLGVSAVVSGEATALAWVALFLVVTLVVVDTIPDFLIRPYVSGDLTHVGLLMFAYILGPIAFGFYGIFLGPILLVLVAQFFRIIVPYVITGSVETTQTSLADYDTES, encoded by the coding sequence ATGCAATACAGTACCGCCCTCGGACGGCGTGCCCTCCTCGCTCTGGCCGGCGTGGCGCTCCTCGTGGTCGTCGGCCTCGTCCTGTCGCAGTTCCTCCCGACGCTCGTGTTTACCGTCTTCCTGTACTACGCCAGCCGCCCCATCTATCGGCGGCTCGGGCGGCTCCCGCTGCCCGAGTCGTTCCTGAAACGGGCCGTCCCCTATCAGAAGCAGATACACGCGGCCGCCACCATCTTCTTCTTTCTCCTGCCGTTCGTGACGCTGGTCGGCTACACGCTCGTCCTCGTCATCCCGGAGTTGCAGGCGTTCTTCGGCGAAGGCGGTCTGGGCGCGGCGTACCTCTCCCAGTTTCAGGAACTCCAGGGCGGGTCGCTGCCGGGACCGCTCGCCGACCTCGGCTTCAGCGAGTTGCTGACGATGGGCCCGTCCGAGGTGTTCGACCTGCTTCGGAACGCGACCGTCCAGTCGTGGCTGGGGCGCGTTTCCGACACCCTCGTCGGCTCGGTGAGTCTGCTCACGTCGCTGTTGCTCCGCGTGTTCATCATGCTCGCGGGGACGTACTACCTGCTCACCGACGGCCCGCGGCTCGTCGGCTGGTTCCTCGACACCTTCGACGGGTCGGGCGTCCTCCGGGAGTACGCGGCGGCGGTCGACGAGGAGCTCTCCTCGATTCTCTTCGGGAACATCCTGAACGCGCTGGTGACGGGCGTCATCGGGATTTTCGTGTTCACGCTGTACAACCTGGTCGCGCCCGGTGCGGTGCGGATTCCGTTCGCGCCGCTGGTCGGCGCGCTGACCGGCATCGGGAGCCTCATCCCCGTGGTCGGGATGAAAATCGTCTACCTGCCCGTCGCCGTGTTGCTCGGGGTCTCCGCGGTCGTCTCCGGAGAGGCGACGGCCCTGGCCTGGGTCGCTCTCTTCCTCGTGGTCACGCTGGTCGTCGTCGACACCATCCCGGACTTCCTGATTCGGCCGTACGTCAGCGGCGACCTGACCCACGTCGGCCTGCTGATGTTCGCGTACATCCTCGGTCCCATCGCGTTCGGCTTCTACGGCATCTTCCTGGGCCCGATTCTGCTGGTCCTCGTCGCCCAGTTCTTCCGCATCATCGTCCCCTACGTCATCACCGGCTCGGTCGAAACGACGCAAACGTCGCTCGCGGACTACGACACGGAGTCGTAG
- a CDS encoding acyl-CoA thioesterase — translation MSFEYTTDVEVRYTDIDTYGHVNNATYGTYLEEARIDYLHDVVSADEALLSGGESGTGIVIANLEVDFVRPVHISDAVTVAVRVPRLGEKSFPFEYEVRTGDGVAATGETTVLTYDRDAETSRSIPEDWRDAITQFEGL, via the coding sequence ATGAGCTTCGAGTACACGACCGACGTCGAGGTCCGATACACGGACATCGACACCTACGGCCACGTCAACAACGCGACGTACGGAACCTACCTCGAGGAGGCCCGCATCGACTATCTGCACGACGTCGTCAGCGCCGACGAGGCCCTGCTCTCGGGCGGGGAGTCGGGGACCGGCATCGTCATCGCCAACCTCGAAGTCGACTTCGTCCGACCGGTCCACATCAGCGACGCCGTCACCGTCGCCGTCCGGGTGCCCCGTCTGGGCGAGAAGAGTTTCCCCTTCGAGTACGAGGTCCGGACCGGCGACGGCGTGGCCGCGACCGGCGAGACGACGGTGCTCACGTACGACCGCGACGCGGAGACCTCACGCTCGATTCCCGAGGACTGGCGGGACGCGATTACGCAGTTCGAGGGGCTGTAA
- the msrA gene encoding peptide-methionine (S)-S-oxide reductase MsrA: MTEQATFAGGCFWCTESVFKQVDGVTDVVSGYAGGHVADPSYEAVCREETGHAECVQVTYDPSVVSYEDLLAVHFTTHNPTTKDRQGNDVGTQYRSAVFYHDEAQREAVEAFVEEIQPGYDSDIVTEVEPLETFYPAEEYHQDYFEKNPNQSYCQLTIPPKLEKLRQKHAELLA, from the coding sequence ATGACCGAACAAGCGACGTTCGCGGGCGGGTGTTTCTGGTGTACGGAATCGGTGTTCAAACAGGTCGACGGCGTGACTGACGTGGTGTCGGGGTACGCCGGCGGCCACGTCGCCGACCCGAGCTACGAGGCGGTCTGTCGCGAGGAGACCGGCCACGCCGAGTGCGTGCAGGTCACCTACGATCCCAGCGTCGTGAGCTACGAGGACCTGCTGGCGGTGCATTTCACGACGCACAACCCCACGACGAAGGACCGACAGGGCAACGACGTGGGTACCCAGTACCGCTCGGCCGTGTTCTACCACGACGAGGCCCAGCGCGAGGCAGTCGAGGCGTTCGTCGAGGAGATACAGCCCGGCTACGACAGCGACATCGTCACCGAGGTCGAGCCGCTCGAAACCTTCTACCCCGCCGAGGAGTACCACCAGGACTACTTCGAGAAGAACCCGAACCAGAGCTACTGCCAGCTGACCATCCCGCCGAAACTGGAGAAGCTTCGGCAGAAACACGCGGAGTTGCTGGCATGA